In Vanessa atalanta chromosome W, ilVanAtal1.2, whole genome shotgun sequence, a genomic segment contains:
- the LOC125075506 gene encoding uncharacterized protein LOC125075506 yields the protein MEPQDLPHNPEQPSVDVMSITGYKRPANTSNSCLFPNCRADNPVRVPRFIKSRMLVEYKLYIPPSARICHVHLTLNEWNDFQSTRGASTSEPIEMDLAIPSILSSSIILVHLATTTIGSSGGVRNLMGESPRPSASTRPTKPQAALDACQQSRFNFDNIESITTSELHFCTGLNHEEFNRPLEQTPSISQRSQRPKTVLGAYLMKIRRGEPNERLSSRLDMSRRSLERKLELARECLTNEFVPRHLGWDHISREEIVARNSTIPNAIFGVDNEVPPAILICDGTYIYIQKSSNFLFQKQSYSLHKFRNLLKPFLLICTDGYIVDVTGPHAATTSDATIMNAYIENEMNPIHYVLHNNDVFVLDRGFRDAISTLQTWGYQAHMPPTKLRSESQLSTVEANKSRLVTITCPQALKVRLSTIFRLWQ from the exons ATGGAACCTCAAGATTTACCCCACAATCCGGAACAACCGTCAGTTGATGTTATGTCTATAACTGGTTACAAAAGACCTGCAAATACATCCAACAGCTGTCTTTTCCCGAATTGCAGGGCAGATAATCCAGTAAGAGTACCACGTTTTATAAAATCTCGGATGTTAGTggaatataagttatatataccaCCAAGTGCCCGCATCTGTCACGTTCATTTGACTTTAAACGAATGGAATGA TTTCCAGTCCACAAGGGGTGCTTCGACTTCAGAACCTATTGAGATGGACTTAGCCATCCCCAGTATCCTGTCATCTAGCATTATCCTCGTGCATCTGGCGACCACCACGATTGGGTCTTCAGGTGGTGTGAGGAACTTGATGGGAGAGTCTCCTCGCCCGTCTGCCTCGACCAGGCCCACGAAACCACAGGCAGCGCT AGATGCCTGCCAACAATCTCGATTTAATTTCGACAATATTGAATCTATAACAACATCTGAGCTTCATTTTTGTACGGGTCTAAATCATGAAGAATTCAACAGACCTCTGGAGCAGACGCCTTCTATATCCCAACGCTCGCAACGTCCTAAAACTGTTCTCGGagcttatttaatgaaaatcagAAGGGGAGAACCAAATGAACGATTATCAAGCCGTTTAGACATGAGCCGGCGTAGTTTGGAGCGAAAATTGGAGTTAGCACGTGAATGTTTAACAAATGAGTTTGTTCCTCGTCATCTCGGATGGGACCACATTAGCCGTGAAGAAATTGTAGCAAGAAACTCAACAATTCCAAATGCTATATTTGGTGTTGACAATGAAGTGCCACCAGCCATTTTGATATGCGACGGAACCTACATTTACATCCAGAAAAGtagtaattttttgtttcagaaGCAATCATATAGTCTGCACAAATTCAGAAACCTGCTAAAACCTTTTCTATTAATATGCACAGATGGCTACATAGTAGATGTGACTGGCCCTCATGCTGCTACGACTTCAGATGCGACGATAATGAATGCCTATATTGAGAATGAAATGAATCCAATTCATTATGTCCTTCATAATAATGATGTATTTGTATTAGACAGAGGTTTCAGAGACGCAATTTCAACCTTACAGACTTGGGGCTATCAAGCCCACATGCCTCCAACAAAACTTAGAAGTGAAAGCCAACTGAGTACAGTAGAAGCTAATAAATCAAGATTAGTTACAATC ACATGCCCCCAGGCGTTGAAAGTACGTCTTTCAACAATCTTCAGGTTGTGGCAATAG